A stretch of the Salminus brasiliensis chromosome 19, fSalBra1.hap2, whole genome shotgun sequence genome encodes the following:
- the mfge8b gene encoding milk fat globule EGF and factor V/VIII domain containing b isoform X2 produces MKTYTASSLSFLLLGSCFLLVCVSTVSGDFCEVNVCQNGGTCVTGTGKDPFICICSDGFTGDTCNETETGPCHPNPCKNDGICEEVDGQRRGDVFSAYVCRCQKGFEGTNCQNNVNDCAGQPCQNGGQCRDLDGDFTCKCSSPYVGKHCQLRCISLLGMEGGGIAESQISASSIYYGILGLQRWGPELARLNNKGLVNAWTSASHDKSPWIQINMQRKMRFTGIITQGASRMGTAEFIKSFKIASSLDGRTYTLYRAEDRMTDTIFVGNADNDGTKTNLFDPPIIAQYIRILPVVCRKACTLRMELVGCELNGCSEPLGFKSRLISDGQLTSSSSFCTWGIEAFTWHPHYARLDKQGKTNAWTAATNSRSEWLQVDLLSPKRITGIVTQGAKDFGNVQFVSAFKIAYSDDAQHWTVVKDDKTKTDKIFPGNSDNNVHKKNVFEPPFYARFVRFLPWVWHERITVRMELLGCDE; encoded by the exons ATGAAAACTTACACGGCCTCCTCACTGTCTTTTCTACTTTTGGGCTCCTGCTTTCTCCTGGTTTGCGTCTCTACTGTGAGCG GTGATTTTTGTGAAGTGAATGTGTGTCAGAATGGAGGAACATGTGTCACAGGAACAGGGAAGGATCCCTTTATCTGTATCTGCTCGGATGGCTTCACTGGAGACACCTGCAATGAGACCGAGACTG GGCCCTGTCATCCTAACCCCTGCAAAAATGATGGCATCTGTGAGGAGGTTGACGGCCAGCGCAGAGGGGACGTCTTCAGTGCATATGTGTGCAGGTGCCAGAAAGGCTTTGAGGGCACAAACTGCCAGAACA ATGTAAACGACTGTGCTGGTCAGCCGTGTCAAAACGGGGGACAGTGCAGAGATCTGGATGGAGATTTCACCTGTAAATGCTCATCACCTTATGTTGGAAAGCACTGCCAACTGC GCTGTATCTCTCTCTTGGGAATGGAGGGGGGCGGCATTGCAGAGTCTCAAATCTCTGCCTCCTCTATTTACTATGGCATTCTGGGACTGCAGCGCTGGGGGCCCGAGCTGGCTCGTCTTAACAACAAAGGCCTGGTGAATGCCTGGACCTCAGCATCACATGACAAGAGCCCTTGGATTCAG ATCAACATGCAAAGGAAGATGCGATTCACTGGCATCATCACCCAGGGTGCCAGCCGTATGGGCACTGCTGAGTTCATCAAATCCTTCAAGATCGCCTCCAGTTTGGATGGACGTACATACACCTTGTACAGAGCTGAGGACCGCATGACTGACACT ATTTTTGTGGGAAACGCAGACAATGACGGCACCAAGACCAATCTGTTTGATCCACCCATAATTGCTCAGTACATCCGCATCTTGCCCGTGGTGTGCCGCAAAGCCTGCACCCTGAGGATGGAGCTGGTGGGCTGCGAACTTAACG GTTGCTCTGAACCACTGGGCTTCAAGTCGCGACTGATTTCCGATGGTCAGCTCACTTCCTCCAGCTCCTTCTGCACGTGGGGCATTGAGGCCTTCACCTGGCACCCGCACTATGCCCGTCTGGACAAGCAGGGCAAGACCAATGCCTGGACTGCTGCCACCAACAGCAGATCTGAGTGGCTGCAG GTGGACTTACTGTCGCCTAAGCGGATCACAGGAATAGTCACACAGGGCGCTAAGGACTTTGGGAATGTGCAGTTCGTCTCAGCCTTCAAAATTGCTTACAGTGACGACGCCCAGCACTGGACCGTGGTGAAGGATGACAAAACTAAGACCGATAAG ATCTTCCCTGGCAACAGCGATAACAACGTGCACAAAAAGAACGTGTTCGAGCCGCCCTTCTACGCCCGATTCGTCCGCTTCCTCCCATGGGTGTGGCATGAGCGCATCACTGTGCGAATGGAGCTGCTGGGCTGTGACGAGTAA
- the mfge8b gene encoding milk fat globule EGF and factor V/VIII domain containing b isoform X1, whose product MKTYTASSLSFLLLGSCFLLVCVSTVSGDFCEVNVCQNGGTCVTGTGKDPFICICSDGFTGDTCNETETGPCHPNPCKNDGICEEVDGQRRGDVFSAYVCRCQKGFEGTNCQNNVNDCAGQPCQNGGQCRDLDGDFTCKCSSPYVGKHCQLRCISLLGMEGGGIAESQISASSIYYGILGLQRWGPELARLNNKGLVNAWTSASHDKSPWIQINMQRKMRFTGIITQGASRMGTAEFIKSFKIASSLDGRTYTLYRAEDRMTDTIFVGNADNDGTKTNLFDPPIIAQYIRILPVVCRKACTLRMELVGCELNVYLNMTGCSEPLGFKSRLISDGQLTSSSSFCTWGIEAFTWHPHYARLDKQGKTNAWTAATNSRSEWLQVDLLSPKRITGIVTQGAKDFGNVQFVSAFKIAYSDDAQHWTVVKDDKTKTDKIFPGNSDNNVHKKNVFEPPFYARFVRFLPWVWHERITVRMELLGCDE is encoded by the exons ATGAAAACTTACACGGCCTCCTCACTGTCTTTTCTACTTTTGGGCTCCTGCTTTCTCCTGGTTTGCGTCTCTACTGTGAGCG GTGATTTTTGTGAAGTGAATGTGTGTCAGAATGGAGGAACATGTGTCACAGGAACAGGGAAGGATCCCTTTATCTGTATCTGCTCGGATGGCTTCACTGGAGACACCTGCAATGAGACCGAGACTG GGCCCTGTCATCCTAACCCCTGCAAAAATGATGGCATCTGTGAGGAGGTTGACGGCCAGCGCAGAGGGGACGTCTTCAGTGCATATGTGTGCAGGTGCCAGAAAGGCTTTGAGGGCACAAACTGCCAGAACA ATGTAAACGACTGTGCTGGTCAGCCGTGTCAAAACGGGGGACAGTGCAGAGATCTGGATGGAGATTTCACCTGTAAATGCTCATCACCTTATGTTGGAAAGCACTGCCAACTGC GCTGTATCTCTCTCTTGGGAATGGAGGGGGGCGGCATTGCAGAGTCTCAAATCTCTGCCTCCTCTATTTACTATGGCATTCTGGGACTGCAGCGCTGGGGGCCCGAGCTGGCTCGTCTTAACAACAAAGGCCTGGTGAATGCCTGGACCTCAGCATCACATGACAAGAGCCCTTGGATTCAG ATCAACATGCAAAGGAAGATGCGATTCACTGGCATCATCACCCAGGGTGCCAGCCGTATGGGCACTGCTGAGTTCATCAAATCCTTCAAGATCGCCTCCAGTTTGGATGGACGTACATACACCTTGTACAGAGCTGAGGACCGCATGACTGACACT ATTTTTGTGGGAAACGCAGACAATGACGGCACCAAGACCAATCTGTTTGATCCACCCATAATTGCTCAGTACATCCGCATCTTGCCCGTGGTGTGCCGCAAAGCCTGCACCCTGAGGATGGAGCTGGTGGGCTGCGAACTTAACG TATATTTGAACATGACAGGTTGCTCTGAACCACTGGGCTTCAAGTCGCGACTGATTTCCGATGGTCAGCTCACTTCCTCCAGCTCCTTCTGCACGTGGGGCATTGAGGCCTTCACCTGGCACCCGCACTATGCCCGTCTGGACAAGCAGGGCAAGACCAATGCCTGGACTGCTGCCACCAACAGCAGATCTGAGTGGCTGCAG GTGGACTTACTGTCGCCTAAGCGGATCACAGGAATAGTCACACAGGGCGCTAAGGACTTTGGGAATGTGCAGTTCGTCTCAGCCTTCAAAATTGCTTACAGTGACGACGCCCAGCACTGGACCGTGGTGAAGGATGACAAAACTAAGACCGATAAG ATCTTCCCTGGCAACAGCGATAACAACGTGCACAAAAAGAACGTGTTCGAGCCGCCCTTCTACGCCCGATTCGTCCGCTTCCTCCCATGGGTGTGGCATGAGCGCATCACTGTGCGAATGGAGCTGCTGGGCTGTGACGAGTAA
- the abhd2b gene encoding monoacylglycerol lipase ABHD2, whose amino-acid sequence MSGHVESEAQTISPDMPAMFDGMKLAAVATVLYIIVRCLNLKSPTAAPEITCQDTALNRYLIKSCSILSKEYIPPLLWGKSGHFQTALYGKMGRVSSPHPCGLRMYLPMQDGATATFDLFEPLSDHLSGDDITMVICPGIGNHSEKHYIRTFVGYSQKQGYRCAVLNHLGALPNIELTSPRMFTYGCTWEFSAMVSYIKRTFPQTQLIVVGFSLGGNIVCKFLGENQTNQDRVLCCVSVCQGYSALRAQETFLQWDRCRRLYNFLMADNMKKIILSHRGSLFGTRFSKMEIMDLSRLYTATSLMQIDDNIMRKFHGHDSLKEYYEKESCVHYIHNVNVPLLLVNSSDDPLVHESLLTIPRTLAEKKENVIFVLTLHGGHLGFFEGAVLFPQPLTWMDKVIVSYANAICQWQKQQPQCHQATDCTQLKGKA is encoded by the exons ATGAGTGGCCATGTGGAGTCAGAAGCCCAGACCATCAGCCCTGACATGCCAGCCATGTTTGATGGCATGAAGCTGGCCGCAGTGGCCACTGTGCTCTACATCATAGTGCGCTGCCTGAACCTAAAGAGTCCCACAGCTGCCCCTGAAATCACCTGTCAGGATACCGCCCTTAATCGCTACCTCATCAAATCCTGCTCCATTCTAAGCAAAGA GTACATTCCACCCTTATTGTGGGGTAAAAGTGGCCATTTTCAAACTGCGCTCTATGGAAAGATGGGCCGGGTCAGCTCTCCTCATCCATGTGGCTTGCGCATGTATCTTCCCATGCAAGATGGAGCTACAGCCACATTTGACCTATTTGAGCCGCTTAGTGACCATTTAAGCGGTG ATGACATAACCATGGTGATCTGCCCTGGGATCGGTAACCACAGTGAAAAGCACTACATTCGCACCTTTGTGGGTTACTCCCAGAAGCAGGGCTACAGATGTGCTGTTCTTAACCACCTAGGGGCTCTTCCAAACATCGAACTCACCTCCCCAAGGATGTTCACCTATG GCTGTACATGGGAGTTTTCAGCCATGGTGAGCTATATTAAACGGACATTCCCCCAGACTCAGCTCATAGTGGTGGGCTTCAGTCTAGGTGGGAACATTGTGTGCAAGTTCTTGGGGGAGAACCAGACGAATCAGGACCGAGTGCTGTGCTGTGTTAGTGTCTGTCAGGGCTATAGTGCTTTAAG GGCTCAGGAGACTTTTCTACAGTGGGACCGATGCAGGAGACTCTATAACTTCCTCATGGCAGACAACATGAAAAAGATAATCTTGTCCCACAG AGGAAGTCTCTTCGGCACACGCTTCAGCAAAATGGAGATAATGGATCTGAGTCGCCTGTACACAGCCACGTCCCTGATGCAGATAGACGACAACATCATGAG AAAgtttcatggtcatgattcttTAAAAGAATATTATGAAAAGGAAAGCTGTGTACATTATATTCacaat GTAAATGTTCCTCTTCTTCTGGTGAACTCATCAGATGATCCTCTAGTCCATGAGTCCCTACTGACCATACCTCGGACACTAGCAG aaaagaaagagaatgtgaTCTTCGTGCTAACACTGCATGGAGGGCACCTGGGCTTTTTTGAAGGCGCTGTTCTCTTCCCTCAGCCTCTTACCTGGATGGACAAAGTTATCGTCAGTTATGCTAATGCAATCTGCCAGTGGCAGAAGCAGCAGCCACAATGCCACCAAGCCACAGATTGCACACAACTAAAAGGCAAAGCATAA